A portion of the Moraxella ovis genome contains these proteins:
- a CDS encoding S41 family peptidase — MKKLLILTLLSMMTAVPLSSVAQNEFSDSAPVLSEPNSQADEDQEGDASEIDLGVLDSQPNVLHGIDGLHQGRVPLNAISPNTLKTFVSVVDLVRREYPDHKNDDELFYHAINGMLTKVDSHAEFLDAKAFNNLQSFTTGNVGDVGITAVWQERAGRWVVTKVEAESSATKAGIAIGDYLYQIGDVRLTGSQTQNDVAQLLSGILNTKVDVTFSKAGRSKLTKTLERTHSTQSNIEILVRDGIVIVKLPVFQTNTRQQILNGVSSAGIPVQGMIIDVRNNPGGVLDSAVDVASLFMRNEVVTQVEGRHGIERVMHTSGSPLLDEIPLLILQNRYSASAAEVLASGLQTQGRALILGEASYGKGSVQSIIPIGDNQAVKLTTAHYITATGEKIDKIGVKPDVTFPQVDHQDGLIDGWLERALVIMQEGKLATGVEFAPVGGF; from the coding sequence ATGAAAAAGCTGCTAATATTAACGTTGCTCTCTATGATGACGGCTGTGCCATTGTCATCGGTTGCGCAGAATGAGTTTTCTGATTCTGCGCCTGTGCTATCTGAGCCTAATTCACAGGCTGATGAAGATCAGGAGGGTGATGCTTCTGAGATTGATTTGGGTGTGCTAGACAGTCAGCCAAATGTTCTGCATGGTATCGACGGGCTACATCAGGGGCGTGTACCATTAAATGCCATCTCACCAAATACATTAAAGACTTTCGTGTCGGTGGTGGATTTAGTGCGCCGTGAATATCCTGACCATAAGAATGATGATGAGCTTTTTTATCATGCCATTAACGGCATGCTAACCAAGGTGGATAGTCATGCTGAGTTTTTGGATGCTAAAGCATTTAATAATCTTCAGTCATTCACCACGGGTAATGTTGGCGATGTTGGCATCACAGCGGTATGGCAGGAGCGTGCAGGGCGTTGGGTGGTTACCAAGGTTGAGGCTGAATCTAGCGCGACCAAAGCAGGCATTGCTATTGGTGATTATCTGTATCAGATCGGTGATGTCCGTCTGACAGGCAGCCAAACCCAAAACGATGTTGCGCAGCTTTTAAGTGGCATTCTTAATACTAAAGTGGACGTCACCTTCTCCAAAGCAGGTCGGTCAAAACTAACCAAAACCCTTGAGCGTACCCACAGCACGCAGTCAAACATTGAGATTCTGGTGCGTGACGGCATCGTGATCGTTAAGCTGCCCGTATTTCAAACCAACACACGCCAGCAGATCTTAAATGGTGTCTCATCAGCAGGGATACCCGTACAAGGGATGATCATCGATGTGCGTAATAATCCGGGCGGTGTGCTGGATTCGGCGGTAGATGTGGCTTCGCTTTTTATGCGTAATGAGGTCGTCACTCAAGTCGAAGGGCGTCATGGCATTGAGCGTGTCATGCATACATCAGGTTCCCCGCTACTTGATGAGATTCCGCTACTCATCCTGCAAAATCGATATTCTGCCTCTGCCGCCGAAGTATTGGCTAGTGGATTACAGACTCAAGGTCGTGCACTGATATTGGGTGAAGCTAGTTATGGCAAAGGTTCGGTGCAGTCTATTATTCCAATTGGCGATAATCAGGCGGTAAAACTAACCACAGCGCATTACATAACCGCCACGGGTGAGAAGATTGATAAAATCGGTGTTAAGCCCGATGTTACATTCCCTCAGGTCGATCATCAAGATGGGTTGATTGATGGGTGGCTGGAGCGCGCTTTGGTCATCATGCAAGAGGGTAAGCTTGCCACAGGGGTTGAGTTTGCGCCTGTTGGTGGATTTTAA
- the xseA gene encoding exodeoxyribonuclease VII large subunit yields the protein MNQQAKRIADLVENLYEPSQDVDKLHAKIAAELSDLQTQNDTQTQLQGVQLALSDYLEAVKMVISDTFDHEVWIRAEIRSMSSKGGHHYFELAEENDDGQIIASCRATLWRYRASNVLSKFHQSTGHALEAGASVLIKASASFHAQYGFSINISDIDPNYTLGELAAAYNAMLKRLHDEGLTQLNKALSAPFDIRHVVVIAPENAAGLGDFRAEADRLAAAGACQFHYHHATFQGNRAPNEIRIAITHGMRQFIDTYQHLPDLLVVIRGGGAVGDLAYLNDYELAALIAEQPVPVWVGIGHERDKVLIDEVAHTRFDTPSKVIGAIERQLMSITQDAKIAMQKIQTLSQKQLMHAKNNSANSMLSIQSSTTKLVFLAKKDSHHEMNRTKLIANHRLDKQKTQTNTLYQAVQANAAKQINHAKTHTSALLDSHRNIKDKLNHLKNHCRHLQSLIMIQHPARTLNKGYALIHQEGRIVSSSTKIDANQDLQVEFHDGKISATPHSFK from the coding sequence ATGAATCAACAAGCCAAACGTATCGCAGACTTGGTGGAAAATCTATACGAACCCAGTCAAGACGTCGATAAATTACACGCCAAAATTGCTGCTGAGCTCAGCGATTTACAGACTCAAAACGACACTCAAACACAGCTACAAGGAGTTCAGCTGGCGCTGAGTGATTATCTAGAAGCCGTTAAGATGGTGATCAGTGATACTTTTGATCACGAGGTATGGATTCGCGCCGAGATACGCTCGATGTCATCCAAAGGCGGGCATCATTATTTTGAATTGGCAGAAGAGAATGACGATGGGCAAATCATCGCCAGCTGTCGAGCGACCCTGTGGCGTTATCGGGCATCAAACGTACTGTCTAAATTCCACCAAAGCACGGGGCACGCTCTAGAAGCAGGCGCAAGCGTCCTGATTAAGGCATCAGCCAGCTTCCATGCACAGTACGGCTTTAGCATCAACATCAGCGACATTGATCCGAATTATACTTTGGGCGAATTGGCAGCAGCTTATAACGCCATGCTAAAACGCCTACACGATGAAGGTCTAACCCAATTAAACAAAGCCTTGTCCGCCCCCTTCGACATTCGCCATGTGGTCGTTATCGCGCCAGAGAATGCCGCAGGCTTGGGGGACTTTCGCGCAGAAGCAGATCGATTGGCGGCAGCGGGCGCTTGTCAGTTTCACTATCATCATGCGACTTTTCAGGGCAATCGCGCACCCAATGAGATTCGCATTGCCATCACGCACGGCATGCGTCAGTTTATCGACACTTATCAGCATCTGCCAGACCTGCTTGTGGTCATCCGCGGTGGTGGCGCAGTGGGTGATTTGGCATATCTAAATGATTATGAGCTGGCAGCACTCATCGCTGAACAGCCTGTGCCTGTCTGGGTGGGCATCGGTCATGAGCGTGATAAGGTGCTTATTGATGAAGTGGCGCATACACGATTTGACACACCATCCAAGGTCATTGGCGCGATCGAACGTCAGCTCATGAGCATCACCCAAGATGCCAAAATCGCCATGCAGAAGATCCAAACATTAAGCCAAAAACAGCTCATGCACGCCAAAAATAATAGCGCCAATTCAATGCTAAGCATCCAATCATCCACCACAAAGCTGGTATTCCTTGCCAAAAAAGACAGCCATCATGAGATGAATCGCACCAAACTCATCGCCAATCATCGCCTGGACAAACAAAAAACCCAAACCAATACACTTTATCAAGCCGTACAAGCAAATGCTGCCAAACAGATCAATCACGCTAAGACTCATACCAGCGCCCTGCTTGACAGCCATCGCAATATCAAGGATAAACTAAACCACCTAAAGAACCATTGTCGCCACCTACAAAGCCTAATCATGATTCAGCACCCCGCCAGAACTCTAAATAAAGGCTACGCACTCATTCATCAAGAAGGTCGCATTGTGTCATCTTCTACCAAGATAGACGCCAATCAAGACCTGCAAGTTGAATTTCATGATGGCAAGATTTCCGCCACACCGCATTCATTCAAATAA
- a CDS encoding nitroreductase family protein produces the protein MAQSRYTCKAYDPTKRIDDTTLDHILQALRLAPSSINIQP, from the coding sequence ATCGCACAATCACGCTACACTTGCAAAGCTTACGATCCGACCAAGCGAATCGATGATACTACTTTGGATCACATCCTACAAGCGTTACGCCTTGCGCCATCTTCCATCAATATTCAGCCTTAG
- the gpmI gene encoding 2,3-bisphosphoglycerate-independent phosphoglycerate mutase: protein MTDATNKKIPHVLMILDGVGHRTDPRDNAVLAANTPNLDKLTATCPNGLISGSGMDVGLPDGQFGNSEVGHMNLGAGRILFQDSTRIMNDINTGDFFKNEALVGAVKAANEAEGAVHILGLLSDGGVHAHIDHMKAAVRMALEQGALQVFVHGFMDGRDTPPKSAEAYVADFEVFLADISGQYDGEAKIASMIGRFFAMDRDKRWDRVQAAYELLTQANAVREAGTAIDAVKQAYAADETDEFIQATIIDDNGIICDNDAVIFMNFRADRAREISQAFVNNDFDGFERKVAPELSAYVMLTKYSDELENNPKTTIAYYPTSLANTLGEYLQNNGKTQLRIAETEKYAHVTFFFSGGREELYDGEKRILVNSPEVKTYDLKPEMSAYEVTDKLKAAIESGEFDVLIINYANGDMVGHTGVFEAAVKAVEVVDECIGVIADSVQKMGGHLLVTADHGNCEQMQDYESGQVHTQHTTELVPFIYVGDKKVSVREGGKLCDVSPTILHLMGMPKPSEMTGESLLIEG from the coding sequence ATGACTGACGCGACCAATAAAAAAATCCCGCATGTATTGATGATTCTAGATGGTGTGGGACATCGCACCGACCCACGAGATAATGCAGTTCTGGCGGCGAATACGCCCAACTTGGATAAGCTAACCGCGACTTGCCCTAACGGTCTGATCTCTGGCTCTGGCATGGATGTGGGTCTGCCCGATGGTCAGTTTGGTAACTCTGAAGTGGGTCACATGAACTTAGGTGCAGGGCGTATCTTGTTCCAAGATTCAACTCGTATCATGAATGATATTAATACGGGTGATTTTTTTAAGAATGAAGCTTTAGTCGGTGCTGTTAAAGCTGCCAATGAGGCAGAAGGTGCGGTTCATATTTTGGGTCTGTTGTCAGATGGTGGCGTCCATGCGCACATCGATCACATGAAGGCGGCTGTACGCATGGCATTAGAGCAGGGTGCACTACAAGTATTTGTGCATGGATTCATGGATGGGCGTGACACGCCGCCGAAGTCAGCCGAGGCTTATGTGGCAGATTTTGAAGTGTTCTTGGCGGACATCAGCGGCCAATACGATGGCGAGGCGAAGATTGCCAGCATGATCGGTCGATTCTTCGCGATGGATCGTGATAAGCGCTGGGATCGTGTCCAAGCCGCTTACGAACTTCTAACCCAAGCCAATGCTGTACGTGAAGCGGGCACAGCCATCGACGCGGTAAAACAAGCTTATGCAGCGGACGAGACTGACGAATTCATTCAGGCGACCATCATCGATGATAACGGCATTATCTGTGATAATGATGCGGTGATTTTCATGAATTTCCGTGCAGACCGTGCTCGTGAAATCAGCCAGGCCTTCGTTAATAATGACTTTGATGGTTTTGAGCGTAAAGTGGCGCCAGAGCTGTCCGCCTATGTCATGCTGACCAAATATTCAGATGAATTAGAAAACAACCCAAAAACCACCATCGCCTATTATCCAACCAGTCTGGCTAATACTTTGGGCGAATACCTACAAAATAACGGCAAAACTCAGCTTCGCATCGCTGAAACTGAAAAATACGCTCACGTAACGTTCTTCTTTAGTGGTGGACGTGAAGAGCTATATGACGGTGAAAAGCGCATCTTGGTGAACAGCCCTGAAGTGAAGACCTACGATCTAAAGCCTGAAATGAGTGCTTATGAGGTTACTGATAAATTAAAAGCAGCCATTGAGTCAGGTGAATTTGACGTACTCATCATTAACTACGCCAATGGCGACATGGTGGGGCATACAGGCGTATTCGAGGCAGCTGTGAAAGCTGTTGAGGTGGTCGATGAGTGTATTGGTGTGATCGCTGATAGTGTACAAAAGATGGGTGGGCATTTGCTGGTTACCGCCGATCATGGCAACTGCGAGCAGATGCAAGACTATGAAAGTGGGCAAGTGCACACACAGCATACGACCGAGCTTGTTCCGTTCATTTATGTGGGCGATAAGAAAGTTAGTGTACGTGAAGGTGGTAAACTGTGCGACGTATCACCGACGATCCTGCATTTGATGGGTATGCCAAAGCCTAGCGAAATGACAGGCGAGAGCCTATTAATCGAAGGCTGA
- a CDS encoding branched-chain amino acid transporter permease: protein MSIEQQIISILIAIIAVQICRWLAFIAFPENKPIPKFVQYLGKALPSAVFGLLVVYCYKNVDLLTPHHGAPEFIAGIVVVVLHIWRRNMFLSIGAGTCLYMFLIQKIFI, encoded by the coding sequence ATGAGTATTGAACAACAAATAATCAGTATCCTTATCGCCATCATCGCCGTACAGATCTGTCGCTGGCTTGCCTTTATCGCCTTTCCAGAAAACAAACCCATCCCCAAATTCGTACAATATCTAGGCAAGGCACTACCCTCTGCTGTATTTGGGCTTTTGGTCGTGTACTGCTATAAGAACGTCGATCTGCTCACGCCACATCATGGCGCACCAGAATTCATCGCAGGGATCGTGGTAGTCGTACTTCACATTTGGCGACGCAACATGTTTTTATCCATCGGTGCTGGCACCTGCCTATATATGTTTTTAATCCAAAAAATCTTCATCTAA
- a CDS encoding nitroreductase family protein yields the protein MAANDNTKAITASSMTGSDAHNAPKVLNASHTIILCTRTQFNDDHLDKVLDAESHAGRFRTPDSKTACQNLCRNYLSEYTKTPAKLSQWAEQQIFIALGHLLLVAELAGVQATPIGGFDQNLLNDAFNLNSQNLNASVVVTLGYASDDDFNKALPKARLDFDEVIRFI from the coding sequence GTGGCCGCCAATGATAATACCAAAGCCATCACCGCAAGCAGCATGACCGGCTCAGATGCACATAATGCACCAAAAGTATTGAACGCCTCGCACACCATCATCCTATGTACTCGCACACAGTTTAATGATGATCATCTAGATAAGGTGTTAGACGCAGAATCACATGCAGGCAGATTTAGAACGCCAGACAGCAAAACCGCATGCCAAAACTTATGCCGGAACTACCTTAGCGAATACACCAAAACACCTGCCAAGCTATCACAATGGGCTGAACAGCAGATCTTCATCGCGCTTGGGCATCTGCTGCTCGTTGCTGAATTGGCAGGCGTTCAAGCGACGCCAATTGGCGGATTTGATCAAAACCTTTTAAATGATGCTTTTAATTTAAATAGCCAAAATCTAAACGCTTCTGTGGTCGTTACCTTAGGTTATGCCAGTGATGATGATTTTAATAAGGCTCTGCCAAAGGCTCGTCTTGATTTTGATGAAGTTATTCGATTTATTTAA
- a CDS encoding NAD-glutamate dehydrogenase: MNNLTIDQSRIDAIARIATAKSSESEALLTKFIHIYYQYLHHDVAKSISDADLAGMALHHFSLLKNHNGQSPRLAVINPVSDEHYFSNKKSVIQMVAFDRPFLTDTMLMSLEKKGVAVHRIYTNIVKVVRDTSGDIVDVIGADESDANISQQYSLFHCEIARQDVAKLAEIHDALLAKINTLDVIVADWSQMRDKLNSICQEMAGVPVPTEYNSKEEVLDFLEWVGDENFIFMGFREYRFDGLGEDAELYSVGGSGLGVLRGLSEDSLSQSFHRLPRELKGMLSLPRAILLSKSRHESPVHRPVYMDFLGIHKYDEQGKLVGEYRFVGLLTSRAYQTRASNIPLLREKANQILELSGFAKNSHNYLKLAHIINTLPRDDLFQAGIDELYPMVSAISQLQDKNRLRLFTRIDHYQRFVSCLVYIPRHKFDTELRIKIQNLLTQAFGGESSNFTTEFNELHHARVHIHVRTIPGKVKPVDTALLEDKLGALMQDWSDEYARALSEEMGESEANRIISNYGDSVPAAYKECYDANTAVADTKRLLAINSQEPMAWRLYQPVGESADKLTLKLYGQGEPSILSHVLPILENFGVLVLNADSFKFDNAHGAWIQEYQLKLRDGITVDLNAVRTQFEDSLREIWQGKIESDKLNELILTTNLDAYDVVLLRALSRYIVQARAPFSNEYIHATLVNNPQLASLIVSLFHAKMSPDVDNRDSAVQSAKDAIDTQLANVSSLDEDRIIRWFLDLIQALLRTSHYQVDEEGNRKDRVSFKFAASQIAHLPKPKPMFEIYVYSPRIEGVHLRGGKVARGGLRWSDRMEDYRTEVLGLVKAQMVKNAVIVPVGSKGGFVCKDRSKAANRETWQAEGVACYKTFIRGLLDLTDNLVDGKVVPPSNTVRHDEDDPYLVVAADKGTATFSDIANGLSAEYGFWLQDAFASGGSAGYDHKGMGITARGAWESVKRHFRLMGKDIQTRDEFTAVGIGDMSGDVFGNGMLLSKNTRLLAAFNHLHIFIDPNPDAKVSFTERERLFNMPRSMWTDYDAKLISEGGGVFNRTDKSISITPQMKAAFDIAEDSLTPNDLLNKLLKAPLDLIWNGGIGTYIKSSDEEHSDVGDHANDAIRVNGNEVRAKVVGEGGNLGCTQKGRIEYAQNGGRIYTDAIDNSAGVNCSDHEVNIKILLGAVVEQDEMTIKQRNTLLESMTDEVAQLVLRQNYLQPQAIELSAREATTRLPEHHQFMQFLENAGRLDRAIEYLPSDEAIKERQALTQGLTNPEFAILLAYGKMWVYDEMLDSDLANDAYFLNELKKYFPDALDEPYFDEMVKHRLHREIISTYLTNGLVNRLGIETVFDIYRKTDRSIADITRAYAVVRDVFGVQMLWNEIEALDNQISAELQLDIEIQIRRSLQFAIISLLNANDDLDVATLVGQHLGAADGVDEFYQSELEGQGVPAASAALFARLPAQIAAIK, translated from the coding sequence ATGAACAACCTAACGATTGACCAATCACGCATTGATGCCATTGCTCGAATAGCCACCGCTAAGAGTAGTGAGAGTGAGGCATTGCTGACGAAGTTTATCCACATTTATTATCAATATCTGCATCACGATGTCGCTAAGAGCATTAGCGATGCTGATCTTGCGGGCATGGCGTTGCATCATTTTAGTCTATTAAAAAATCATAACGGTCAAAGCCCAAGACTGGCAGTCATCAATCCTGTGAGTGATGAGCATTATTTTTCAAATAAAAAAAGCGTGATTCAGATGGTGGCGTTTGACCGTCCATTCTTGACTGATACCATGCTCATGAGCCTTGAGAAAAAAGGCGTGGCGGTGCATCGTATTTATACCAATATCGTCAAAGTGGTTCGCGATACTTCAGGCGATATCGTCGATGTGATCGGCGCTGATGAGAGTGATGCCAATATTTCACAGCAATATTCGTTATTCCACTGCGAAATCGCTCGTCAAGATGTGGCAAAGCTTGCCGAGATTCATGATGCGCTGCTTGCTAAGATCAATACATTGGATGTCATCGTCGCTGACTGGTCGCAGATGCGCGATAAATTAAACAGCATCTGCCAAGAGATGGCGGGCGTACCTGTACCTACCGAATACAATTCAAAAGAAGAGGTACTAGACTTCTTGGAGTGGGTGGGTGATGAGAACTTTATCTTTATGGGTTTTCGCGAATACCGCTTCGATGGACTTGGCGAGGATGCTGAGTTGTACTCAGTCGGCGGCAGTGGATTGGGCGTACTAAGAGGCTTATCAGAAGATTCGCTGTCTCAGAGCTTTCATCGCTTGCCACGCGAATTAAAGGGAATGCTAAGTCTGCCACGTGCGATTTTATTATCAAAATCACGCCATGAATCACCTGTACATCGTCCTGTGTATATGGATTTTTTGGGTATTCATAAATACGATGAGCAGGGTAAGCTGGTCGGTGAATATCGATTTGTTGGTCTTTTGACATCGCGCGCGTATCAGACGCGAGCGAGTAATATTCCACTACTTCGTGAGAAAGCCAATCAAATCCTTGAGCTGTCAGGCTTTGCTAAGAACAGCCATAACTACCTTAAGCTGGCTCATATCATCAATACACTACCGCGCGATGATTTATTCCAAGCGGGTATCGATGAGCTGTACCCGATGGTGAGTGCGATCAGTCAGCTTCAGGATAAGAATCGCCTACGCCTGTTCACGCGAATTGACCATTATCAACGCTTCGTGTCGTGCTTGGTATATATCCCGCGTCATAAGTTCGACACCGAGCTTCGTATTAAGATTCAAAACTTGCTGACCCAAGCCTTTGGCGGTGAATCATCCAACTTCACAACAGAATTTAACGAGCTACATCACGCGCGCGTACACATTCATGTGCGTACCATTCCTGGTAAGGTGAAGCCTGTCGATACCGCGCTGCTAGAAGACAAGCTTGGTGCGCTCATGCAAGACTGGTCTGACGAGTATGCGCGCGCATTAAGTGAGGAGATGGGTGAGAGTGAGGCGAATCGCATCATCAGCAATTATGGCGACTCTGTGCCTGCTGCCTATAAGGAGTGCTATGATGCCAATACGGCTGTGGCAGACACCAAACGCCTGCTGGCCATCAATAGCCAAGAACCAATGGCTTGGCGACTGTATCAGCCCGTTGGCGAAAGTGCTGACAAGCTAACCCTAAAACTTTATGGTCAAGGCGAACCGTCTATCCTGTCGCATGTTTTGCCTATCTTGGAGAATTTTGGCGTGCTGGTCTTGAACGCAGATTCGTTCAAGTTTGATAACGCGCATGGCGCTTGGATTCAAGAATATCAGCTAAAACTGCGCGATGGCATTACTGTGGACCTAAATGCGGTGCGCACCCAGTTTGAGGACAGTTTGCGCGAGATTTGGCAGGGTAAGATTGAATCAGATAAGCTGAACGAGTTAATCCTAACCACCAATTTAGATGCTTATGACGTGGTATTATTGCGTGCATTATCGCGCTACATCGTGCAGGCACGAGCACCATTTTCTAATGAATACATCCATGCGACCTTGGTGAATAACCCACAACTTGCAAGCCTTATTGTGTCGCTGTTCCACGCTAAGATGTCGCCAGATGTGGATAATCGTGACAGTGCAGTTCAAAGCGCCAAAGATGCCATCGATACTCAGCTGGCGAATGTAAGCAGTCTTGATGAGGATCGTATCATTCGCTGGTTCTTAGATTTGATTCAGGCGTTGCTACGCACCAGCCATTATCAAGTAGATGAAGAGGGTAATCGTAAAGACCGAGTTTCCTTTAAATTTGCCGCAAGTCAAATTGCGCACCTACCCAAGCCCAAGCCGATGTTTGAGATTTATGTGTATTCTCCGCGCATCGAGGGCGTACATCTGCGCGGCGGTAAAGTGGCGCGTGGCGGTCTAAGATGGTCTGATCGTATGGAAGACTATCGTACCGAAGTGTTAGGATTGGTAAAAGCGCAAATGGTCAAAAATGCCGTCATCGTACCTGTCGGGTCAAAAGGCGGCTTTGTGTGTAAAGATCGCAGCAAGGCGGCCAATCGCGAGACGTGGCAAGCTGAAGGTGTGGCATGCTATAAGACGTTCATCCGCGGACTGCTTGATCTGACAGATAATTTGGTCGATGGCAAGGTCGTACCGCCAAGCAATACCGTGCGCCATGACGAAGACGACCCTTATCTGGTGGTCGCAGCTGATAAAGGCACGGCGACGTTCTCTGACATCGCCAACGGGCTGTCGGCCGAATATGGCTTTTGGCTACAAGATGCCTTCGCTTCTGGTGGTTCGGCAGGTTATGACCATAAAGGCATGGGCATCACTGCTCGTGGCGCATGGGAGAGCGTAAAGCGTCATTTCCGCCTCATGGGTAAAGACATTCAGACTCGCGATGAGTTTACCGCGGTGGGTATTGGTGATATGTCAGGCGACGTATTTGGCAATGGAATGCTGCTGTCGAAAAACACGCGCCTACTGGCCGCCTTTAACCATCTGCACATCTTTATCGATCCTAATCCAGACGCCAAGGTTTCATTTACCGAGCGTGAGCGCCTATTCAACATGCCGCGCTCTATGTGGACAGATTATGATGCTAAGCTCATCAGTGAAGGTGGTGGCGTGTTTAACCGCACAGATAAATCCATCAGCATCACGCCACAGATGAAGGCTGCTTTTGATATTGCAGAAGATAGCCTAACCCCGAATGATCTACTTAATAAGCTATTAAAGGCCCCTCTGGATCTGATCTGGAATGGTGGTATCGGCACCTACATTAAGTCATCTGACGAAGAGCACAGCGATGTGGGTGATCATGCCAATGACGCGATTCGTGTCAATGGTAATGAGGTGCGCGCCAAGGTTGTCGGCGAAGGCGGTAACTTAGGCTGCACCCAAAAGGGTCGCATCGAATACGCTCAAAACGGTGGTCGCATCTATACCGATGCCATCGATAACTCAGCGGGTGTGAACTGCTCTGACCATGAAGTGAATATCAAGATTCTGCTGGGCGCGGTCGTTGAACAAGATGAGATGACCATCAAACAGCGTAATACCCTGCTTGAGAGCATGACTGATGAAGTGGCTCAATTGGTGCTTCGCCAGAACTACCTACAGCCACAAGCGATCGAGTTATCCGCTCGTGAAGCCACAACCCGACTGCCAGAACACCATCAATTCATGCAGTTCCTTGAGAATGCAGGTCGACTAGATCGCGCCATCGAATACCTGCCAAGTGATGAAGCCATCAAAGAGCGCCAAGCTTTAACTCAAGGGCTGACCAATCCAGAGTTTGCCATTCTGTTGGCCTATGGCAAGATGTGGGTATATGATGAGATGCTTGATAGCGACTTAGCGAATGATGCTTATTTCTTAAATGAACTCAAGAAATACTTCCCAGATGCGCTGGATGAGCCGTATTTTGATGAGATGGTAAAACATCGCCTGCATCGAGAAATCATCAGCACCTACCTAACCAACGGCTTGGTAAATAGACTTGGCATTGAGACGGTGTTCGATATTTATCGTAAGACTGATCGTTCGATCGCAGATATTACACGCGCTTATGCGGTGGTTCGCGATGTCTTTGGGGTGCAGATGCTTTGGAATGAGATCGAAGCTCTGGATAATCAAATCTCAGCCGAGCTACAGCTTGATATCGAGATTCAGATTCGTCGCAGCCTTCAATTTGCCATTATCTCACTACTTAATGCTAATGACGACCTTGATGTGGCGACATTAGTGGGTCAGCATCTAGGTGCGGCTGATGGCGTGGATGAATTTTATCAATCGGAGCTTGAAGGTCAAGGTGTGCCGGCGGCATCTGCTGCACTATTTGCCAGACTACCTGCGCAGATAGCAGCCATTAAGTAG
- a CDS encoding AzlC family ABC transporter permease: MQHLKPTIKSAFIQSLPILSGFLFLGMAYGVYMRSLGFGAIYPIAMAFFIFAGSVEFVMASVLLAAFNPLSVLLLIGMISARQIFYGISMLHKFKGIAGFKKFYLVSAMTDESFAINYSANIEDGIDKTWFMVFITIFLHIYWVSGAALGALLSDVLPFDLKGSEFAMTALFLVIFMEQWLKEDSHISSIIGLGISIVSLVIFGKDSFLIPAMAGILILLGAFRTRLRAYH; this comes from the coding sequence ATGCAACACCTAAAACCCACCATAAAATCCGCCTTTATTCAGAGCTTGCCTATTTTATCGGGCTTTTTGTTTTTGGGAATGGCATATGGCGTCTATATGCGTTCGCTTGGCTTTGGGGCGATTTACCCCATTGCGATGGCGTTTTTTATTTTTGCAGGCTCGGTTGAGTTTGTCATGGCAAGCGTGTTATTGGCAGCATTTAACCCCTTATCTGTTCTGCTGCTGATCGGCATGATTAGCGCTCGGCAAATTTTTTATGGCATTTCGATGCTGCATAAGTTTAAGGGTATTGCAGGCTTTAAAAAGTTTTATCTCGTGTCAGCCATGACCGATGAATCTTTTGCCATCAACTACTCAGCCAATATTGAAGATGGTATCGACAAAACGTGGTTTATGGTATTTATCACGATTTTTTTACACATTTATTGGGTGAGTGGTGCGGCACTTGGGGCACTACTGAGTGATGTTTTACCTTTTGATTTGAAGGGCTCAGAATTTGCCATGACGGCTTTATTTTTGGTGATTTTTATGGAGCAATGGCTCAAAGAAGACAGCCACATCAGCTCAATCATCGGGCTTGGTATTAGCATCGTTTCTTTGGTAATTTTTGGCAAGGACAGCTTCTTGATTCCTGCGATGGCTGGGATTTTGATCTTGCTCGGCGCTTTCCGTACGCGCTTGCGTGCCTACCATTGA